The following are from one region of the Treponema denticola genome:
- a CDS encoding ABC transporter permease: MENFVDRFKEFWNDFKKEKIGIVAIVLLGLLVLLIILEPIVLPFKGTNDNWHNISYWEDNPASAPPVWSELLSPKKSARTVRFTEPEITEEESEHFGKAKVYSFKYNYNYDRNPNNIIFRAELTGDVIMSMDVIRPDGKRIELGVFQKGNLKDYHSRFTVLTDAKSTMQQFTATYGASSTSGNANPVQLLFSEVSKTMYRDKKPLKGEYVFKFVIPKDVASNSANKIENPRVIIPGAVSGLLGTDLNKRDLFSGVMAGLKWALLIGLVASIISVLVGVMYGIISAYFGGTVDTIMMFIFEIVVSVPIIPILIVAAAVFKPSIWMIILALIIFGWTGSVKTVRSMALQIKEETYIEAAKALGAGKWRIILKHIAPLLLPYSFAIMASSVPGAIIFESSLSLLGLGDPSIVTWGQILHDAQSSGATLNGLWWWIIPPGLFIALLGMIFAFLGFAMDKILHPKLRTR; encoded by the coding sequence ATGGAAAATTTTGTTGATAGATTTAAAGAATTTTGGAATGATTTTAAAAAAGAAAAGATAGGCATTGTTGCCATAGTTCTTTTAGGTTTACTTGTACTTTTGATTATACTTGAGCCTATTGTCTTGCCCTTTAAGGGAACAAACGATAATTGGCATAACATTTCTTATTGGGAAGATAACCCTGCTTCCGCTCCTCCGGTATGGTCGGAATTGTTAAGCCCAAAAAAATCGGCTAGGACGGTTCGGTTTACCGAGCCCGAGATTACGGAAGAAGAATCGGAGCATTTCGGCAAGGCTAAGGTTTATAGTTTTAAGTATAACTATAATTATGATAGAAACCCCAATAACATTATTTTTAGAGCCGAACTTACGGGAGATGTAATAATGAGTATGGATGTTATCCGCCCTGATGGAAAGCGTATCGAGCTCGGAGTTTTTCAAAAAGGAAATTTAAAAGATTATCACAGCCGCTTTACGGTTTTAACCGATGCAAAATCCACAATGCAGCAATTTACGGCTACGTATGGCGCATCTTCTACATCGGGAAACGCAAATCCTGTTCAGTTGTTGTTCTCTGAAGTTTCAAAGACTATGTACAGGGATAAAAAGCCTTTAAAGGGCGAATATGTTTTTAAATTCGTTATACCCAAAGATGTTGCATCCAACTCTGCCAATAAGATTGAAAATCCTCGCGTTATAATTCCAGGTGCTGTTTCGGGGCTTTTAGGCACTGACCTAAACAAGAGAGATTTATTTTCAGGTGTTATGGCCGGTTTAAAATGGGCTCTTTTAATAGGTCTTGTTGCAAGTATTATTTCCGTTTTGGTCGGCGTTATGTACGGAATTATAAGTGCCTACTTCGGCGGAACGGTTGATACGATTATGATGTTTATCTTTGAAATAGTCGTGTCCGTTCCTATTATTCCTATATTGATTGTAGCGGCCGCAGTTTTTAAACCGAGTATATGGATGATAATCCTTGCCCTTATTATTTTCGGTTGGACAGGTTCGGTAAAGACCGTCCGCTCAATGGCCTTACAAATAAAGGAAGAAACCTATATTGAAGCTGCAAAGGCCCTCGGTGCCGGAAAATGGAGAATCATTCTAAAACACATCGCTCCTCTTCTTTTGCCGTATTCTTTTGCTATTATGGCAAGTTCGGTTCCGGGAGCCATTATTTTTGAATCCTCTCTTTCACTTTTAGGTTTGGGAGATCCTTCTATTGTAACTTGGGGACAAATTCTCCATGATGCACAAAGCTCAGGCGCAACCTTAAACGGCTTATGGTGGTGGATTATTCCTCCCGGTCTTTTTATAGCCCTTTTGGGTATGATATTTGCATTCCTAGGTTTTGCAATGGATAAGATACTGCATCCTAAACTCAGGACAAGGTAA
- a CDS encoding ABC transporter substrate-binding protein, with protein MKSFVKFLSCMLAVALVFTACGGGSGTAAGGKSPVKNGTYVDKVIYSVSTDQTVALKDVIEGKADLMFTSVPPVLLSGLSDADRDKIDVYPVPTGYWSLLFNPIPNKAPYVWKTEAGEEMFNPVAIKEVRYAFNWLINRKKLVDELLLGEGSPMYTPCTVGLPGAYRYNILASKFGITETGDEQKAINMIEDAMQKASKLAENKGKLVKENGKWMYKGKPVTIKSIMRVDDPTGRLPAARYIHAQIEKAGITVEGFERDRKTAGSLVYGGNPANYDWTMYLEGWGSGGFYVTWETPLCQMYSPFYGYMPGGGEAEFWNYSNEKLDVLGKKAAYGQYLTAEEFFSETTDMCAIGMEEAVRVYVVSQNDLYVANKGRFNSRLFYGTSDGFNGWTVRCADVKPDADGPYKGKRVLRVLQFSAQGSLFMSEWDPIGGQGFSDTYSSAFTNTVTDRASFDNPAVGQSEFAMSTVDVANAKFAPKFVATGKKTEEGDDELVMGGDIPVPAEAVMYDTASKKWVPAESGQSVATVATGKLVDGYYWHHGEPVDLNDVRYAFAFAYEWAIKDGDGDLYYDAPLSGVTLPSLKNTKGIVFNKDGSITTYSNYFHAPIPRDTAISVGGLSVKAANPGRRTNVPWEIYEALAEMVVHGSKSGTVYNFAKDGGERGVEANVKNPDCLADLKAKLEEFAASKHIPDPLKGFVNEDYAVKRYKASIAFIEKYGNAYITTGPLMFEKIDPVTSSVVLTNFDKYPYKSDYFPNMFRTDLTEIQYIKAPVAPSADKDAVFEVTVSKYAYPEVERVPLDKGKVEGRLQLPSGGEKTYTAKAIGDGKFTITVPASDLAGLEKGAEYIMVVLTSISDEPPSANSVSFTILK; from the coding sequence ATGAAAAGTTTTGTTAAGTTTTTATCATGTATGCTTGCAGTGGCTTTGGTATTTACTGCATGCGGAGGCGGTAGCGGAACTGCTGCCGGAGGCAAAAGCCCCGTAAAGAACGGTACCTATGTGGATAAAGTTATCTACTCCGTAAGTACCGACCAGACGGTTGCCTTAAAAGATGTTATTGAGGGAAAGGCAGACCTTATGTTTACCTCTGTTCCGCCCGTACTTTTGTCGGGTTTAAGCGATGCTGACAGAGATAAGATAGATGTTTATCCTGTTCCTACAGGTTATTGGTCTCTTCTCTTTAACCCCATTCCCAACAAGGCCCCCTATGTTTGGAAGACGGAAGCCGGAGAGGAAATGTTTAACCCCGTTGCCATCAAAGAAGTCCGCTATGCCTTTAACTGGTTAATCAACCGAAAAAAATTGGTAGATGAACTTCTTTTAGGTGAAGGTTCTCCTATGTACACACCCTGTACCGTAGGTCTTCCCGGAGCATACCGCTATAACATCTTGGCATCCAAATTCGGTATCACCGAAACGGGAGATGAGCAAAAAGCTATCAACATGATTGAAGACGCTATGCAAAAGGCTTCTAAACTTGCCGAAAACAAAGGAAAACTTGTAAAAGAAAACGGAAAGTGGATGTACAAGGGCAAGCCCGTTACAATCAAGTCCATAATGCGTGTTGACGATCCTACAGGCCGTCTTCCTGCAGCCCGATATATTCATGCTCAGATCGAAAAAGCCGGCATTACGGTTGAAGGTTTTGAGCGAGACCGAAAAACAGCCGGAAGCCTTGTTTACGGAGGAAACCCTGCCAACTATGATTGGACAATGTACCTTGAAGGCTGGGGTTCAGGCGGTTTCTATGTAACATGGGAAACTCCCCTTTGCCAGATGTACAGCCCTTTCTACGGCTATATGCCCGGAGGCGGAGAGGCCGAATTCTGGAATTATTCGAACGAAAAACTCGATGTTCTGGGTAAAAAGGCCGCATACGGACAGTATTTGACTGCCGAAGAATTCTTTAGCGAAACAACCGATATGTGTGCTATCGGAATGGAAGAGGCTGTCCGTGTTTATGTTGTTTCTCAAAACGATTTATATGTAGCCAACAAGGGAAGATTTAATTCCCGTCTTTTCTATGGAACCTCTGACGGCTTTAACGGCTGGACCGTAAGATGTGCCGATGTTAAGCCGGATGCTGACGGCCCCTATAAGGGAAAGAGGGTTTTACGTGTATTGCAGTTCTCGGCACAAGGTTCTTTGTTTATGTCTGAATGGGACCCCATAGGCGGACAAGGCTTTAGCGATACCTACAGTTCTGCATTTACAAATACCGTTACCGATAGAGCTTCCTTTGATAACCCTGCCGTAGGGCAATCCGAATTTGCCATGTCAACTGTTGATGTTGCAAATGCAAAATTTGCACCCAAATTCGTAGCCACAGGTAAAAAGACTGAAGAAGGCGATGATGAACTTGTAATGGGCGGTGATATTCCCGTTCCTGCAGAAGCCGTTATGTATGACACTGCTTCAAAAAAATGGGTTCCTGCCGAGAGCGGTCAAAGTGTTGCAACTGTTGCAACGGGTAAGCTGGTAGACGGTTATTACTGGCATCACGGTGAACCTGTAGACCTTAACGATGTCCGCTATGCTTTTGCCTTTGCCTATGAGTGGGCCATCAAGGACGGAGATGGAGACCTCTATTATGATGCTCCTTTAAGCGGCGTAACTCTTCCCAGCCTTAAAAACACAAAGGGTATAGTATTTAATAAGGACGGATCCATCACTACATACAGTAACTACTTCCATGCTCCTATTCCGAGAGATACAGCCATAAGTGTAGGCGGTTTAAGCGTAAAGGCTGCCAACCCGGGCCGAAGAACAAACGTACCTTGGGAAATTTATGAAGCCTTGGCAGAAATGGTAGTACACGGCTCAAAGAGCGGAACGGTTTATAACTTTGCGAAAGACGGCGGAGAGCGCGGTGTAGAAGCAAACGTTAAAAACCCCGATTGTCTTGCAGACCTCAAGGCCAAATTGGAAGAATTTGCTGCTTCAAAGCATATTCCTGATCCGTTGAAAGGCTTTGTAAATGAAGATTATGCCGTTAAAAGATACAAGGCTTCTATAGCCTTTATCGAAAAATACGGAAATGCTTATATCACGACAGGTCCCTTGATGTTCGAAAAAATAGATCCTGTTACAAGTTCCGTTGTATTAACCAACTTCGATAAGTATCCTTATAAGAGCGACTACTTCCCGAATATGTTTAGAACGGACCTTACCGAGATTCAATATATCAAGGCTCCCGTAGCGCCTTCAGCCGACAAGGATGCCGTATTTGAGGTAACCGTTTCCAAGTATGCATATCCTGAGGTAGAAAGAGTTCCTCTCGATAAGGGAAAGGTTGAAGGACGTCTCCAGCTTCCTTCAGGCGGAGAGAAGACTTATACTGCTAAAGCAATAGGTGACGGTAAATTCACTATTACCGTACCTGCATCGGACTTAGCCGGACTTGAAAAGGGTGCAGAATACATAATGGTTGTATTAACCTCAATTTCCGATGAGCCGCCCTCAGCAAATTCGGTAAGCTTTACAATACTTAAATAG
- a CDS encoding pseudouridine synthase family protein: MLIDCKFSSQAEVIFENEAYAVLYKPRGMPTAPLSEDEEGTLVSWFLKRCPEAASVKGKKDIEAGLVHRLDTATSGLVLIAKNQESYDALNLMQGNDLIKKTYVAFTDIDNETDLNADFSRLNLPYRISSQFRTYGPKGKKVLPVFYGMRDFSSTAKIYTTNIIDINNLDDSVPRVTCTLTQGFRHQVRAHLASIGLPIYGDPLYNGKFKDFPQEKIEDHSYPLQLYAVGLSFPEPKKNFKLEDSKNYVSFLLQPPDKMIL, from the coding sequence ATGTTAATTGATTGTAAATTCTCTTCTCAAGCAGAAGTTATTTTTGAAAATGAGGCTTATGCCGTTCTATATAAGCCTCGCGGAATGCCTACGGCTCCTCTTTCAGAAGATGAAGAAGGTACTCTGGTTTCTTGGTTTTTAAAAAGATGCCCCGAAGCAGCGTCGGTAAAAGGAAAAAAGGATATTGAAGCGGGCCTTGTCCACAGGCTTGATACGGCAACAAGCGGTTTGGTTTTAATAGCAAAAAATCAAGAAAGCTATGATGCCTTAAATTTAATGCAAGGAAACGATTTAATAAAGAAAACCTATGTCGCCTTTACGGATATTGATAACGAGACGGATTTAAATGCCGATTTTTCACGGTTGAACCTTCCGTACAGAATTTCAAGCCAATTTAGAACTTACGGCCCTAAGGGAAAAAAGGTTCTTCCCGTTTTTTACGGTATGAGAGATTTTTCTTCTACAGCTAAAATTTATACAACCAATATTATCGATATAAATAATTTAGATGATTCGGTACCGAGGGTAACCTGCACCTTAACTCAAGGCTTTAGGCATCAGGTAAGGGCTCACCTTGCTTCCATAGGGCTGCCTATTTACGGCGACCCTTTATACAACGGAAAATTCAAAGATTTTCCGCAGGAAAAAATAGAAGATCATTCTTATCCCTTGCAGCTTTACGCCGTAGGCCTTTCCTTTCCGGAACCTAAAAAAAATTTTAAGCTTGAGGACTCAAAAAACTATGTATCCTTTTTGCTTCAGCCGCCAGATAAAATGATCCTGTAA
- a CDS encoding PTS sugar transporter subunit IIA produces the protein MVSEILTIEEVARYLRVSERTVYEWAQKGEIPAGKIGTVWRFKKDDIESWVDERLTSSKTSASKQHRIVTENFLSPDRVVLLDYASKHDVLVMMSEVLAKAPQVKNSAELLDAILKREALMSTAVGRGIAIPHVRLSSVTDLVMAVGISKRDILDFDAVDGNPVRLVFMIAAANNQHDYYLQTISHFSAKLRNEELKSSLLNSTDPSEVYALLCE, from the coding sequence TTGGTAAGCGAAATTTTAACTATTGAAGAAGTGGCCCGCTATTTGCGTGTTTCCGAGAGGACGGTCTACGAGTGGGCGCAAAAAGGTGAAATACCTGCCGGAAAGATTGGGACGGTCTGGCGTTTTAAAAAAGATGACATTGAAAGCTGGGTTGATGAAAGGTTAACCTCTTCAAAAACTTCGGCTTCTAAGCAGCATAGAATAGTAACCGAAAATTTTTTGTCGCCTGACAGGGTTGTCCTTTTGGATTATGCTTCAAAGCATGATGTTTTGGTTATGATGTCCGAGGTTCTGGCTAAGGCTCCTCAGGTAAAAAATTCGGCAGAGCTTTTAGATGCAATTTTAAAAAGAGAAGCTCTCATGTCTACAGCTGTAGGAAGAGGAATTGCTATTCCCCATGTAAGATTGTCTTCAGTTACCGATCTTGTCATGGCTGTAGGTATTTCTAAAAGGGATATTTTAGACTTTGACGCTGTTGACGGAAATCCCGTGCGTTTGGTCTTTATGATTGCCGCTGCAAACAACCAGCATGATTATTATTTGCAGACAATCTCCCATTTTAGTGCAAAGCTGCGTAATGAAGAACTTAAAAGCAGCCTATTAAATTCAACCGACCCCTCGGAGGTTTATGCTCTTTTGTGCGAATAG
- a CDS encoding FprA family A-type flavoprotein — MEAKKLTESVYCIHADIHDRTARFEGIWLLPHGVSINSYVVKGEKTALIDIVKDWDGSVDSYRKQLESIGLSFSSFDYVILNHLEPDHADLINLVREENPKAEILASAKGAALVKNFFKINEGVRAVKDGEVLDLGGGKKLVFYETPNIHWPETMMTYDPDDKILFSCDAFGSYGCIGEKIFDDQHTEDELKFFENEALRYYANIVASFSTFVNKGIEKLAALELKFICPSHGLLWRGNPSRIVELYKKFADYNTGTGSGLEKTICIIWGSMYGYTKDGLDAVIEGIEEEGIPYSIYRIPDTDATFILGEAYRSAGLLLAMPTYEYKMFPPMAHILDLFERKHFINKKVFRIGSWGWVGGAKKEYEERIEKFKWTNIESHEWQGKISDEDKRILKERGRELAKAVKNG, encoded by the coding sequence ATGGAAGCAAAAAAACTTACGGAAAGCGTTTATTGTATTCATGCAGATATACATGACAGAACTGCACGCTTTGAAGGTATATGGTTATTGCCCCACGGCGTTTCTATAAATTCTTATGTTGTAAAGGGAGAAAAAACCGCTCTTATAGATATAGTAAAAGACTGGGACGGCTCGGTAGACTCTTACAGAAAGCAGCTTGAATCCATAGGGCTTTCATTTTCTTCTTTTGATTATGTAATTTTAAACCATCTTGAACCTGACCACGCAGACCTTATAAACCTTGTACGGGAAGAAAATCCTAAGGCCGAAATCTTGGCTTCTGCAAAAGGGGCTGCCCTTGTCAAAAACTTTTTTAAGATAAACGAGGGGGTAAGGGCTGTAAAAGACGGAGAGGTTTTGGACCTAGGCGGAGGAAAAAAACTTGTATTTTATGAGACTCCCAATATCCACTGGCCCGAAACAATGATGACCTATGACCCTGACGATAAAATTTTATTTTCTTGCGATGCCTTCGGCTCGTACGGTTGTATAGGCGAAAAAATCTTCGATGATCAGCACACGGAAGATGAGCTTAAATTTTTTGAAAATGAGGCCCTTAGGTACTATGCAAATATTGTGGCCAGCTTTAGTACCTTTGTAAACAAAGGAATCGAAAAACTCGCCGCTCTCGAGCTTAAATTTATTTGTCCGAGTCACGGTCTGCTTTGGCGGGGAAATCCTTCACGAATCGTAGAGCTTTATAAAAAATTTGCGGATTATAATACCGGTACCGGAAGCGGGTTGGAAAAGACTATCTGTATTATTTGGGGCTCAATGTACGGCTATACCAAGGACGGTCTTGATGCGGTTATTGAAGGCATAGAAGAAGAAGGCATACCTTATTCTATCTATAGAATTCCCGACACGGATGCTACTTTTATTTTGGGCGAGGCCTACCGCTCTGCAGGTCTTTTATTGGCAATGCCTACCTATGAGTACAAGATGTTCCCGCCCATGGCCCATATCCTTGACCTCTTTGAAAGAAAACACTTTATCAATAAAAAGGTATTCCGAATAGGAAGCTGGGGCTGGGTAGGAGGAGCCAAAAAAGAATACGAGGAAAGAATAGAAAAATTTAAGTGGACCAATATCGAATCCCATGAATGGCAGGGTAAGATCAGCGATGAGGATAAGCGGATATTAAAAGAAAGAGGCAGGGAATTGGCAAAAGCCGTAAAAAACGGATAA
- a CDS encoding RluA family pseudouridine synthase has product MTLNKSVPCRSISEKFKVEGLVSPCRIDVYCTETLKNLSRSQLKTGLKSLYVNSQKAKLSRNVQNGDLIELVWDNPIPEYAHPQKLPLNIIYEDENIIVVNKERGMVTHPAGGNWDGTLVNALNYYRLYDSRIKDEFAVELNSLLSDEVKNIEKLSLEPYRMGIVHRLDKETSGLIITARNLKTEKLLKSFFKKRAVKKYYIAVLDGVPPKNKGRIKTSVFRSSSDRKKFSVSADLSKGKKALSAYKVLKSNGQMSLVLFRIYTGRTHQIRLHAKFMGCQVAGDKVYGKKKTGLEKKTGFDKTGMPLMLHAYKLIIPDTVNSKKEFKAPIPNDFKQILTREALC; this is encoded by the coding sequence ATGACGCTCAATAAGAGTGTTCCTTGTAGATCTATATCCGAAAAATTTAAGGTTGAAGGTCTTGTATCTCCTTGCAGGATTGATGTTTATTGTACCGAAACCTTGAAAAACTTAAGCCGCTCTCAATTAAAGACGGGCTTAAAGTCTCTTTATGTAAATTCGCAAAAAGCCAAGCTTTCCCGCAATGTTCAAAACGGAGACCTTATTGAGCTTGTTTGGGATAATCCGATCCCCGAATATGCTCATCCTCAAAAACTTCCGCTTAATATAATTTATGAAGACGAGAATATAATTGTTGTAAACAAGGAAAGGGGCATGGTAACGCATCCGGCAGGCGGAAATTGGGACGGCACCCTTGTAAATGCTTTAAATTATTACAGGCTTTATGATTCTAGGATTAAGGATGAGTTTGCCGTAGAACTTAATAGTCTTTTAAGTGACGAAGTAAAAAATATTGAAAAACTTTCTTTGGAGCCCTACCGCATGGGTATTGTTCATCGTCTGGATAAGGAAACTTCGGGGCTTATTATTACTGCAAGGAATTTAAAAACCGAAAAGCTTTTAAAATCTTTTTTTAAAAAAAGGGCGGTAAAAAAATATTATATTGCAGTCCTCGATGGTGTTCCGCCTAAAAATAAGGGCAGGATAAAGACTTCTGTTTTTCGATCAAGTTCAGACAGAAAAAAATTTAGCGTCTCTGCCGATTTGTCAAAAGGAAAAAAAGCTCTTTCAGCCTATAAGGTTTTGAAATCCAACGGACAAATGTCCTTGGTTCTTTTTAGAATTTACACAGGAAGAACTCATCAAATCCGCTTACATGCCAAGTTTATGGGATGCCAGGTTGCAGGCGATAAGGTTTACGGCAAAAAAAAGACAGGGCTTGAAAAGAAGACAGGTTTTGACAAGACCGGTATGCCGCTTATGCTTCATGCTTATAAGCTGATAATTCCTGATACCGTAAATTCAAAAAAAGAATTTAAGGCACCTATACCTAATGATTTTAAACAAATACTGACACGGGAGGCTCTATGTTAA
- the rsmA gene encoding 16S rRNA (adenine(1518)-N(6)/adenine(1519)-N(6))-dimethyltransferase RsmA: MNSGFFLSLPNYDSPAELKSLLETLGFAMQKKFGQNFLIDKKTRENLISFLTLDKGTRVWEVGPGLGAMTYLLLEKGVNLTAFEIDKGFISLLKKFFLESSKQNFRLVEGDVQKNWHPYLIEHGKPDVFFGNLPYNIASELIASTVEAGVVFDTMLFTVQKEAAERITARPDNKNYTAFSVLCSLFYECKIVKTIPASAFWPQPNVESAAVLFKAKKEFAEYKNFKLFIKIVKALFSSRRKNIKNNLGSWMKSNGYGDKIDFVLERSGLSGNLRAESLALYDFLFLSDIIGHL; encoded by the coding sequence ATGAACTCCGGTTTTTTTTTAAGTCTCCCGAATTATGACTCTCCGGCGGAACTCAAATCTCTTTTAGAGACTCTGGGTTTTGCCATGCAAAAAAAATTCGGTCAAAATTTTTTAATCGATAAAAAGACACGCGAGAACTTGATTTCCTTTTTGACTCTTGATAAGGGAACAAGGGTTTGGGAAGTAGGCCCCGGGCTTGGGGCTATGACCTATCTTCTTTTAGAAAAGGGAGTTAATCTTACCGCTTTTGAAATTGACAAGGGCTTTATCTCTCTTTTAAAGAAATTCTTTTTAGAAAGCTCAAAACAAAATTTTAGATTGGTTGAGGGTGATGTTCAAAAAAACTGGCATCCTTATTTAATAGAGCATGGAAAGCCCGATGTTTTTTTCGGCAATCTTCCGTATAACATTGCTTCCGAGTTGATTGCTTCTACGGTAGAAGCCGGCGTCGTTTTTGATACAATGCTCTTTACCGTGCAAAAAGAAGCTGCCGAAAGAATTACTGCAAGGCCTGACAATAAAAACTATACGGCATTTTCGGTACTCTGCTCCTTGTTTTATGAGTGTAAGATAGTAAAGACTATTCCGGCTTCAGCTTTTTGGCCTCAGCCCAATGTAGAATCCGCCGCCGTCTTGTTTAAGGCAAAAAAAGAATTTGCAGAGTATAAAAACTTTAAGCTTTTTATCAAAATAGTCAAAGCTCTTTTTTCTTCACGCCGAAAAAATATAAAAAACAATTTGGGTTCGTGGATGAAATCAAACGGGTACGGCGATAAGATCGATTTTGTTTTAGAAAGGTCAGGCTTAAGCGGAAATTTAAGAGCCGAATCCCTTGCCCTATATGACTTTTTGTTTCTTTCTGATATAATAGGGCATCTGTAA
- a CDS encoding ABC transporter ATP-binding protein codes for MSDNEKKIDPNDHVLELINIKKYFEPHQGLVQSLSKGTAKKIKAVDDVTLRLRRGEIFGLIGESGSGKTTIGKIAMKLHTPTEGTILYNGEDVTNSDKEKTAFYRRRVQMIFQDPYASMNPRFKIRDVMEEPLIIHKIKGTRAENDEKIIKAISEVKLNPPEEFMTRYPHMLSGGQRQRIATARTLILNPEVIVADEPVSMIDLSTRAEILHMMREVQRKLGLTYLYITHDLSTARYFTDRIAVMYLGRIVEMGDADDVIDNPMHPYTQALIEAVPEPKPGMLEVIKKLPISGEIPSPANVPSGCRFHTRCPYADESCSSMEEPSLMDIGNGHFHACRKAEEIKKKQN; via the coding sequence ATGAGCGATAACGAAAAAAAGATAGATCCTAATGACCATGTTCTTGAACTGATTAATATAAAAAAATATTTTGAGCCCCATCAAGGTTTAGTCCAAAGTCTTTCAAAGGGAACAGCCAAAAAGATAAAGGCTGTAGATGATGTTACCTTGCGACTGAGGAGGGGAGAAATCTTCGGCCTCATAGGGGAATCGGGTTCAGGTAAAACTACGATAGGGAAGATAGCGATGAAGCTTCATACCCCTACCGAGGGAACAATCCTATACAATGGAGAAGATGTTACGAACAGCGATAAGGAAAAGACTGCCTTTTACCGCCGCCGTGTTCAGATGATTTTCCAAGACCCTTATGCTTCTATGAATCCCCGTTTTAAAATTCGGGATGTAATGGAAGAGCCCCTGATTATCCATAAAATTAAGGGAACAAGGGCCGAAAATGATGAAAAAATCATCAAGGCTATTTCGGAGGTAAAGCTCAACCCGCCTGAGGAATTTATGACACGCTATCCTCACATGCTTTCGGGCGGTCAAAGGCAGCGTATAGCTACGGCCAGAACCCTTATCCTAAACCCGGAGGTTATAGTTGCGGATGAACCTGTTTCGATGATCGACCTTTCAACCCGTGCGGAAATTCTTCACATGATGAGGGAGGTTCAAAGGAAGTTAGGTTTAACCTATCTGTATATTACCCACGACCTTTCAACGGCAAGGTATTTTACCGACAGAATAGCGGTTATGTATCTCGGCCGTATTGTAGAAATGGGGGATGCCGATGATGTTATAGATAATCCCATGCATCCTTATACTCAGGCCCTGATTGAAGCCGTTCCCGAACCCAAACCGGGAATGCTTGAGGTAATTAAAAAACTCCCCATTTCGGGAGAAATTCCTTCTCCTGCAAATGTGCCTTCGGGCTGCCGCTTCCATACGAGATGTCCCTATGCGGACGAGTCATGTTCTTCTATGGAAGAACCTTCGTTGATGGACATAGGAAATGGACACTTTCATGCCTGCCGAAAGGCCGAAGAGATTAAGAAAAAGCAAAATTAA
- a CDS encoding ABC transporter ATP-binding protein, protein MENKEVVLDVKNLRLYYHTSAGIVKALDDVSFTLHAGETLGLVGESGCGKTTTGMALLKMPSPPGRVEENSQIIINGRDIVPLSDSEIRKNVRWQEISMVFQGAMNSLTPVYTIGKQMLETLREHKEMSDKEAQDLMEEYLGYVGLPPEVLNRYPHELSGGMKQRVVIASGLFLKPKLVILDEPTTALDVIVQAQIINLLKELKKKFKLSFIFITHDLSLEAEISDRICVMYAGKIAELGTNDQIYGKEPMHPYTQKLLQATPLLRKRVSELSYIPGTPPDLISPPKGCRFNPRCHCTMDKCFELEPPLIEVEPGHQVACWRCVK, encoded by the coding sequence ATGGAAAATAAAGAAGTAGTTCTTGATGTAAAAAACTTGAGATTGTACTATCACACCTCCGCAGGTATTGTAAAAGCCTTGGATGATGTGAGTTTTACTCTTCATGCCGGCGAAACGCTGGGACTTGTAGGAGAATCCGGCTGCGGTAAAACGACTACAGGTATGGCTCTGCTTAAAATGCCCTCTCCTCCCGGAAGAGTAGAGGAGAATTCTCAGATTATAATTAATGGAAGGGATATTGTTCCCCTCTCCGATTCAGAGATAAGAAAAAATGTACGCTGGCAGGAAATTTCGATGGTCTTCCAAGGAGCCATGAACAGTTTAACTCCGGTTTACACAATCGGAAAACAGATGCTTGAAACCTTGCGGGAGCACAAAGAAATGAGTGATAAAGAAGCTCAAGACCTCATGGAAGAGTATCTGGGCTATGTCGGCCTTCCGCCCGAAGTTTTAAACCGCTATCCCCACGAGCTTTCCGGAGGAATGAAGCAGAGGGTTGTAATAGCGAGCGGCCTATTCTTAAAGCCTAAACTCGTTATCTTGGATGAACCCACCACTGCCCTCGACGTTATTGTTCAAGCTCAGATTATAAACCTTTTAAAGGAACTAAAAAAGAAATTTAAGCTTTCCTTTATATTTATTACCCACGATCTGTCGCTTGAAGCCGAGATTTCGGATAGGATTTGTGTTATGTATGCGGGAAAAATTGCCGAGCTCGGAACCAATGATCAGATATACGGTAAGGAGCCCATGCACCCATATACCCAAAAACTTTTACAGGCAACACCTCTTTTAAGGAAGAGGGTAAGCGAGCTTTCCTATATTCCGGGAACACCGCCCGACCTTATTTCTCCGCCCAAGGGCTGCCGTTTTAATCCGAGGTGTCATTGTACAATGGATAAATGCTTTGAACTTGAACCTCCTCTTATAGAGGTTGAACCGGGACATCAAGTAGCATGCTGGAGGTGTGTAAAATGA